One region of Micromonospora ureilytica genomic DNA includes:
- a CDS encoding NAD-dependent epimerase/dehydratase family protein → MRLLVLGGTWFVGHAIVTTALDAGWQVTTFNRGTSDPFMEAVRPIRGDRTRPEDVATLATAGPWDAVVDTSGYVPRNVLDVARALAPVVGCYVFMSTVSVYRDWPLKPLTERSEVLYCPPDAGPDYGTDTEDGPTQYGYQKSGCEAAAAAAFGTDRATLLRPGVVLGPREYVGRLPWWLSRVAAGGRVLAPGSPDRTIQPVDVRDLAAFALHAITEGSSGAFNVCAPVDGATFGGLLADCAHATRGDASFDWVPDEVLLSQGVRQWSELPLWRTFDGVWRVDTTKAQTAGLRCRPLSLTVRDTWRWMVENGEVSNHDRAAEIGVSRAKEEQVLAAWHRSGERTG, encoded by the coding sequence ATGCGTTTGCTGGTGCTCGGCGGAACCTGGTTCGTAGGACACGCGATCGTCACGACTGCGCTCGACGCAGGCTGGCAGGTGACGACGTTCAACCGGGGCACCTCGGACCCGTTCATGGAAGCCGTACGGCCCATCCGGGGCGACCGGACCCGTCCTGAGGACGTGGCCACCCTTGCCACTGCTGGCCCTTGGGATGCCGTGGTCGATACCTCGGGCTACGTGCCTAGGAACGTTCTCGACGTGGCACGGGCGCTTGCTCCCGTGGTGGGTTGCTACGTCTTCATGTCCACGGTCAGCGTCTACCGAGACTGGCCGTTGAAGCCTCTCACCGAACGCTCCGAAGTGCTCTACTGCCCGCCTGATGCCGGCCCGGACTACGGCACCGACACGGAGGACGGGCCGACCCAATACGGCTACCAGAAATCCGGATGCGAGGCCGCAGCGGCCGCCGCGTTCGGAACAGACCGGGCCACGCTCCTGCGGCCCGGTGTAGTGCTCGGCCCGCGTGAGTACGTCGGCCGTCTGCCATGGTGGCTGAGCCGTGTGGCTGCCGGTGGGCGAGTCCTAGCCCCCGGCTCCCCCGACCGCACCATCCAGCCGGTCGACGTACGGGACCTGGCCGCGTTCGCACTCCACGCCATCACCGAAGGTTCCTCCGGCGCGTTCAACGTCTGCGCCCCGGTGGATGGTGCCACCTTCGGCGGACTACTGGCGGACTGCGCCCACGCAACCCGCGGTGATGCCTCCTTCGACTGGGTGCCCGATGAGGTGCTGCTCAGCCAAGGCGTCAGGCAGTGGTCCGAGCTGCCCCTCTGGCGCACGTTCGACGGTGTGTGGCGCGTCGACACCACCAAAGCGCAGACAGCCGGCCTGCGCTGCCGACCGCTCTCGCTGACCGTCCGCGACACCTGGCGATGGATGGTGGAGAACGGCGAGGTCAGCAACCACGATCGGGCAGCGGAGATCGGCGTCAGCCGGGCGAAGGAAGAGCAGGTGTTGGCCGCCTGGCACCGGTCAGGTGAGCGGACGGGCTGA